In Fibrobacter sp. UWH4, a single genomic region encodes these proteins:
- the xseB gene encoding exodeoxyribonuclease VII small subunit: MSTENFEYKTAMERLENILERIDNSEMEIDELAGAVQEATELLRKCRQILLSTEKNVQEALSNLDGETETGA, translated from the coding sequence ATGAGTACCGAAAATTTTGAATATAAAACCGCAATGGAGCGTCTGGAAAACATCCTGGAACGCATAGACAATTCCGAGATGGAAATCGACGAATTGGCCGGGGCCGTGCAGGAAGCTACGGAACTTTTGCGGAAATGCAGGCAAATCCTGCTTTCAACGGAAAAGAACGTGCAGGAAGCGCTTTCGAACCTGGACGGCGAAACGGAAACGGGTGCCTGA
- a CDS encoding ATP-binding cassette domain-containing protein: protein MVDKASEMPLNAEVPAMEVSGLTVKFPVRGGVLGKVQRYFTAVDDVSFTLPQGKILSVVGESGCGKSTLVKSLVGLVPMASGTFKLFGETVCRGKVAGPAALQKLEGSATRKLDGLASQKLGGLASQKPCRVSDLVQMIFQDPFSSLNPRQTVAEILTAPLVARGVKFDVAETRAKELLERVSLPAASLQKFPHEFSGGQRQRLCIARSLMVRPRILLCDEVTSALDVSVQAQILHLLDDLRNEFGLSILFISHDMQVVRALSDEVLVMYFGHVVERGHADEVLTNPQHEYTQKLLASVPTIRRKICQ from the coding sequence ATGGTTGATAAGGCGTCGGAAATGCCCCTGAACGCAGAAGTCCCTGCCATGGAGGTTTCGGGACTGACTGTGAAGTTCCCGGTGCGCGGAGGCGTGCTCGGTAAGGTGCAGCGCTATTTTACCGCCGTGGACGACGTGTCGTTTACGCTCCCGCAGGGGAAAATCCTGTCGGTGGTGGGGGAATCCGGCTGCGGCAAGTCGACTCTCGTAAAGTCCCTGGTCGGGCTCGTGCCGATGGCATCGGGTACTTTTAAACTGTTTGGCGAAACCGTCTGTCGGGGGAAGGTGGCTGGACCGGCTGCTTTGCAAAAATTGGAAGGTTCAGCTACGCGTAAGTTGGATGGTTTGGCTTCGCAAAAGTTGGGTGGTTTGGCTTCGCAAAAACCGTGCCGGGTGTCCGACCTGGTGCAGATGATTTTTCAGGATCCGTTCAGCAGCTTGAACCCGCGGCAGACTGTAGCGGAAATACTCACGGCGCCGCTGGTGGCGCGCGGGGTGAAGTTTGATGTGGCGGAAACGCGCGCCAAGGAACTCTTGGAGCGCGTGTCATTGCCGGCAGCATCTCTCCAAAAGTTCCCCCACGAGTTCTCGGGGGGCCAGCGGCAGCGCCTCTGCATAGCCCGCAGCTTAATGGTGCGTCCGAGAATCCTCTTGTGCGACGAAGTGACGAGTGCGCTAGATGTCTCGGTGCAGGCGCAAATTTTACATTTGCTTGATGACCTACGGAACGAATTTGGACTTTCTATTTTATTTATTAGCCACGACATGCAGGTGGTTCGTGCCTTGAGCGACGAAGTTTTGGTGATGTACTTTGGTCATGTGGTTGAACGCGGTCATGCCGACGAGGTCTTGACGAATCCGCAGCATGAGTACACTCAAAAATTGTTGGCAAGTGTTCCGACAATAAGGAGAAAGATATGTCAATAG
- the hisH gene encoding imidazole glycerol phosphate synthase subunit HisH, which translates to MSANPIIVVDYNAGNLTSVMNALAHIGADAKSSRDPDVIAKATRLIFPGVGAAASAMETLTKTGIGDAIKTVVKSGNPVLGICIGCQIILEESEEDGGVKTLGLIPGKAVRFKDEPGLKIPHMGWNQVNFTREHPIMKGIKNGSDFYYVHSYHPVVPAEYAFAETTYGTQTFQGIVGKDNLIATQFHQEKSGDVGLAMLKNFCDWKV; encoded by the coding sequence ATGTCCGCTAATCCCATAATCGTCGTCGACTATAACGCCGGTAATTTGACTTCGGTGATGAACGCACTTGCGCATATCGGTGCAGACGCCAAGTCCAGCCGCGATCCCGACGTGATTGCAAAGGCGACCCGCCTTATTTTCCCGGGCGTGGGTGCGGCGGCATCGGCCATGGAAACCTTGACTAAAACTGGAATTGGCGATGCCATCAAGACGGTCGTGAAATCCGGTAACCCGGTGCTCGGCATTTGCATCGGTTGCCAGATTATTCTCGAGGAAAGCGAAGAGGATGGCGGTGTCAAGACGCTTGGACTCATTCCGGGCAAGGCGGTGCGTTTCAAGGACGAACCGGGCCTCAAGATTCCGCACATGGGATGGAACCAGGTGAACTTCACGCGTGAACATCCGATTATGAAGGGTATCAAGAACGGGAGCGATTTCTACTACGTTCATTCGTACCACCCGGTGGTGCCTGCGGAATATGCCTTTGCCGAAACGACCTACGGTACGCAAACGTTCCAGGGGATTGTCGGCAAGGACAACCTGATAGCCACTCAGTTCCACCAGGAAAAGAGCGGCGATGTGGGCCTCGCCATGCTCAAGAATTTCTGCGACTGGAAAGTCTAG
- the rph gene encoding ribonuclease PH → MAYERTDRKFNEYRNLKMTTGFISSADGSVLIEMGRTRVICNATLLPKVPDWLAGKGTGWITAEYSLLPQSTGKRVERERKGASGRTQEIQRLVGRSLRGAADLSALGENAIVVDCDVIEADGGTRTASIIGGFVALAIALKKIKARLGITQQILQHGITAISVGVVAGKPLCDLCYVEDSAADVDMNVVMQDAKNFIEVQGTGEHASFDRNMLNTLLDLGENACKDIYKKQMELIGGELP, encoded by the coding sequence ATGGCATACGAACGCACCGACAGAAAGTTTAACGAATACCGCAACCTGAAGATGACCACCGGCTTTATTTCTAGCGCCGACGGTTCTGTTCTCATCGAAATGGGACGCACCCGCGTCATCTGCAACGCCACCCTTTTACCGAAGGTTCCCGACTGGCTCGCCGGTAAAGGCACCGGCTGGATTACCGCTGAGTACAGCCTCTTGCCGCAGAGTACGGGCAAGCGCGTGGAACGCGAGCGCAAGGGCGCGAGCGGCCGCACTCAAGAAATCCAGCGCCTGGTAGGCCGGTCGCTGCGCGGCGCAGCCGACCTTTCTGCCCTCGGAGAGAACGCCATCGTGGTCGACTGCGACGTGATCGAAGCCGACGGCGGGACACGCACCGCAAGCATTATCGGCGGCTTCGTCGCCCTTGCGATCGCACTCAAGAAAATCAAGGCGCGCCTCGGCATTACGCAACAGATTTTGCAGCACGGCATTACCGCGATTTCCGTCGGCGTTGTCGCAGGCAAGCCACTCTGCGACCTGTGCTACGTAGAAGATTCCGCAGCCGACGTGGATATGAACGTGGTGATGCAAGACGCAAAGAACTTCATCGAGGTGCAGGGCACCGGTGAACACGCAAGCTTCGACCGCAACATGCTCAACACGCTGCTTGACCTCGGCGAAAACGCCTGCAAGGACATCTACAAGAAACAGATGGAACTGATCGGCGGCGAACTACCGTAA
- a CDS encoding prephenate dehydratase, whose amino-acid sequence MKKIAFQGRKGAYSDCAAHYLFGESIETLPMDTFEEIYQAVETGEADGGAIPIENSTAGSIEANYDLLYKWRHRIVGEVMLRIEHTLCVMPGVKLADLKRVYSHPQALAQCSKFFAENPQIKAVPAFDTAGSAEELAERKALDEGAIASAYAAKIYNLDILRAGLENLRGTNFTRFYGIQKSPATFDGIEGAKTTMLFELADDHAVGALYNALGCFAKRGINLTRCESRPHPDKPWEYIFHVSFEANVNEDRAQAALAELKNYTSQMYILGTFKKGVVETLKY is encoded by the coding sequence ATGAAGAAAATTGCATTCCAGGGCCGCAAGGGTGCCTATAGCGACTGCGCCGCGCATTACCTGTTCGGAGAAAGTATCGAGACTCTCCCGATGGACACGTTCGAGGAAATCTACCAGGCGGTAGAAACGGGCGAAGCCGACGGCGGAGCCATTCCCATCGAAAACTCGACGGCAGGATCCATCGAAGCAAACTACGACCTGCTTTACAAATGGCGTCACCGTATCGTGGGCGAAGTCATGCTGCGTATCGAGCATACCCTGTGCGTGATGCCGGGCGTAAAGCTCGCCGACCTCAAACGCGTCTACAGTCACCCGCAGGCATTGGCCCAGTGTTCCAAGTTCTTTGCGGAAAACCCGCAGATCAAGGCAGTTCCTGCATTCGATACAGCCGGTTCCGCCGAGGAACTCGCCGAGCGCAAGGCTTTGGACGAAGGGGCTATCGCGAGTGCCTACGCCGCCAAGATCTACAATCTAGACATTTTAAGGGCAGGGCTTGAAAACCTGAGGGGAACGAACTTCACGCGTTTCTATGGCATCCAGAAATCACCCGCCACATTCGACGGAATCGAAGGTGCCAAGACGACCATGCTTTTTGAACTTGCCGACGATCACGCGGTGGGAGCCCTCTACAATGCGCTCGGATGCTTCGCCAAGCGCGGAATCAACCTGACCCGTTGCGAAAGCAGGCCGCACCCGGACAAACCGTGGGAATATATTTTCCACGTATCCTTCGAGGCGAACGTGAACGAGGATCGCGCCCAGGCCGCCCTCGCCGAACTCAAGAACTACACGAGCCAGATGTACATTCTGGGAACATTCAAGAAGGGCGTCGTCGAGACTCTTAAATACTAG
- a CDS encoding C40 family peptidase, translated as MRSLSKFTGLVLVPLCMGLVCCSFPVRTGYDRNIGDYKPVPASETATAQAASKPSETAAQTPPTSQKSTSAVPDSAKKPLNSAEKARAAINKKETAKAAAKSTPRGSFESYARQWLGAKYGYAMATKTKTDCSGYVMQVYKGYYGISLDHSASKMYKDSRGKSVSRGSLKEGDLVFFGSLWKIDHVGMYLSGDRFIHASTSKGVMISPMHDKYWSPKYQGARRFR; from the coding sequence ATGCGTTCGCTGTCCAAATTTACCGGGTTGGTACTGGTCCCACTTTGCATGGGCCTTGTCTGCTGTTCGTTCCCGGTACGCACGGGGTACGATCGCAATATCGGCGATTACAAGCCCGTCCCCGCAAGCGAAACCGCAACGGCACAAGCAGCAAGCAAGCCATCCGAAACCGCGGCTCAAACGCCTCCGACATCGCAAAAATCGACCTCAGCCGTTCCGGATTCCGCCAAAAAACCCCTAAATTCTGCGGAAAAGGCCCGTGCCGCCATCAACAAGAAAGAAACCGCCAAGGCGGCAGCCAAGTCCACCCCCCGCGGGAGTTTCGAAAGCTACGCGCGTCAATGGCTCGGAGCAAAATACGGTTACGCCATGGCCACCAAGACCAAAACGGACTGTTCCGGCTACGTGATGCAGGTCTACAAAGGCTATTACGGCATCTCGCTGGACCACAGCGCCTCCAAGATGTACAAGGATAGCCGCGGAAAATCCGTAAGCCGCGGAAGCCTCAAGGAAGGTGACCTCGTCTTTTTCGGGAGCCTCTGGAAAATCGACCACGTGGGAATGTACCTTTCGGGAGACCGGTTCATCCATGCGAGCACGAGCAAGGGCGTGATGATTTCTCCGATGCACGACAAGTACTGGAGCCCCAAGTACCAGGGCGCAAGAAGGTTCAGGTAA
- a CDS encoding LTA synthase family protein, with translation MVRLLNKLLIYFFDLLYIVMFAFAIGFVKHFRFDCSVIDFIVATILYTALRFYLHKKKYERFSQKFSLQVVFLWLYQFLLLALPTTLVWVKKTFPVQNPDLTIMTLQMPVDGFVSVFIQDFFSRVGFYALVLSLSLLWPICDLYQNLKFRKVFFAIAFIVIFIAGSFPFWNAISPKARQQYIDYYFNSPAEPAHSKFYQDKFVLYSPEMVSADDTTRNLVFIYVESFENTFLKFTPEISQLYKQGLVFSDKFPYGGGKNIIGAATTISSMVSKTTGMPLLCGSSVMNNFGKTGETFFDSLPGIYDILHQFGYRNFYVQGTPARFGATGPFFLAHGIDELYDKDDIEKALEARGETYRRRGPGVADADVFNYAKSILDTLGHAPFSMTVTTIDTHFPRGFLDRRCKIKPANSSDGAYYAAVLSCTSKRIGEFVKWIQEKPFGSNTEIVIAGDHLFMTKSPFPVSKQSDRRFVNIYINPKKTSTQTRRKYTSFDSAPTVLETMGFNLEGHRLGFGASLLSEEKTLVESMKERQLVHLLRELSGSIEYNALFQSKAP, from the coding sequence ATGGTCCGTCTCTTAAATAAATTGCTCATCTACTTTTTTGACCTTCTCTACATCGTCATGTTTGCGTTCGCAATCGGATTTGTCAAGCATTTCCGTTTCGACTGCTCCGTAATTGACTTTATCGTCGCGACCATACTCTACACGGCACTGCGATTCTACCTCCACAAAAAGAAGTACGAACGATTCTCTCAAAAATTTTCGCTCCAGGTCGTTTTCCTCTGGCTTTACCAGTTCCTTCTTCTGGCCCTCCCCACCACGCTCGTTTGGGTCAAGAAAACCTTCCCGGTGCAAAACCCCGACCTGACCATCATGACCCTGCAGATGCCTGTCGATGGATTCGTATCGGTTTTCATCCAGGATTTTTTTAGCAGAGTCGGATTCTACGCGCTTGTTTTGTCGCTCTCCCTGCTATGGCCAATCTGCGACCTGTACCAGAACCTGAAATTCCGCAAGGTCTTTTTCGCGATTGCATTCATCGTCATATTTATCGCAGGTTCCTTCCCTTTCTGGAACGCCATATCCCCCAAAGCCAGGCAACAGTACATTGACTATTATTTCAACTCGCCCGCAGAACCAGCCCATTCCAAATTTTACCAGGACAAATTTGTCCTTTACTCCCCCGAAATGGTGTCAGCCGACGATACGACGCGAAACCTCGTCTTTATCTATGTAGAATCTTTCGAGAACACATTCCTCAAATTTACCCCGGAAATCAGCCAACTGTACAAACAAGGTCTTGTCTTTTCTGACAAATTTCCGTACGGAGGCGGAAAGAATATCATCGGGGCTGCAACGACAATTTCTTCCATGGTATCGAAGACGACAGGCATGCCACTCCTTTGCGGATCGTCCGTCATGAACAATTTCGGCAAGACCGGGGAAACCTTCTTTGACAGCCTTCCCGGAATATACGACATCCTGCACCAATTTGGCTACCGCAACTTCTATGTTCAGGGCACTCCGGCGAGATTCGGTGCCACGGGTCCCTTTTTCCTTGCTCACGGCATAGACGAACTCTACGACAAGGACGACATCGAAAAAGCACTCGAGGCCAGGGGCGAAACCTATCGCCGTCGCGGGCCAGGCGTTGCCGATGCAGACGTTTTCAACTATGCCAAAAGCATTTTGGACACCCTCGGTCACGCCCCTTTCTCGATGACCGTCACGACCATCGACACCCACTTTCCCAGAGGATTTCTTGACAGACGCTGCAAGATAAAACCAGCCAATTCTTCGGACGGGGCTTATTACGCCGCAGTCCTAAGCTGCACCTCCAAAAGGATCGGGGAATTCGTCAAGTGGATTCAGGAAAAACCTTTCGGCAGCAACACCGAAATCGTCATTGCAGGGGACCATCTGTTCATGACCAAGTCCCCGTTTCCAGTATCGAAGCAATCAGACCGCAGGTTCGTAAACATCTACATCAATCCGAAAAAAACATCCACGCAAACAAGACGCAAATATACATCCTTCGATTCCGCACCTACCGTCCTGGAAACAATGGGGTTCAACCTAGAAGGCCACAGGCTCGGTTTCGGGGCAAGCCTCCTTTCCGAAGAAAAGACACTTGTCGAATCCATGAAAGAGCGCCAGCTGGTACACCTGCTGCGGGAACTTTCCGGTTCCATCGAATATAACGCGCTTTTCCAGAGCAAAGCCCCATAA
- a CDS encoding phosphatase PAP2 family protein, which translates to MNVIKKTLVAIALCGAVLCSFAADVKPYVEADALPNALNYYPAPPDTMSPQFIYDISQYMWGKSMRLDSARAALAVAQAAETVEEMAAMFSEPFGMEISAKKTPAIMNVLERGIRTLKQVGSKAKRHYMRRRPYDRFNEPTLVPAEEERLRTNGSYPSGHTIRAWAMALLLCEVNPSAQDALLKYAYEWGQSRVIAGFHWQSDVDASKVLVSGAYPSLHTNETFMADMRKAQAEFKKLKAAGKKKTEGTKK; encoded by the coding sequence ATGAACGTTATCAAGAAAACCTTAGTCGCGATTGCCTTGTGTGGGGCTGTCCTGTGCAGTTTTGCCGCCGATGTCAAACCCTACGTGGAAGCGGACGCGCTCCCGAATGCGCTGAACTATTACCCTGCACCCCCCGATACCATGTCGCCGCAGTTTATATATGACATCTCGCAGTACATGTGGGGTAAATCGATGCGTCTCGATTCTGCCCGTGCGGCCCTGGCGGTGGCACAGGCGGCAGAAACCGTCGAAGAGATGGCCGCAATGTTTAGTGAACCCTTCGGCATGGAAATTTCGGCAAAGAAGACTCCTGCCATCATGAATGTTCTTGAACGCGGAATCCGGACGCTTAAGCAGGTGGGTAGCAAGGCCAAAAGACATTACATGAGACGCCGCCCTTACGACCGCTTCAATGAACCGACGCTTGTCCCTGCCGAAGAAGAAAGGCTAAGAACAAATGGTTCCTATCCGTCAGGACATACCATTCGTGCGTGGGCGATGGCGTTGCTGCTTTGTGAAGTGAATCCGTCTGCCCAGGATGCCCTGCTGAAATACGCTTATGAATGGGGGCAGAGCCGCGTGATTGCCGGGTTCCACTGGCAAAGCGACGTGGATGCCTCCAAGGTGCTAGTCTCGGGCGCCTACCCGAGCCTACATACAAACGAAACCTTCATGGCCGACATGCGCAAGGCCCAGGCCGAATTCAAGAAGCTGAAAGCCGCCGGGAAAAAGAAAACTGAAGGGACGAAAAAATGA
- a CDS encoding histidine-type phosphatase gives MTRMNPALWAISFAGLWALSACSDGDSSSSASNSSSAEKQCIANFDCGDYTLEGVVVLSRHNIRAPLSDSKSTIGQLTPHEWYAWPVKPKSLSPHGELLEEKMGAYFREWISQNGLKAALESQGDAVRIYANSMQRTIATATHFAAGMFPKANVEIEHHCEVDVMDSIFTPQFTFLNDDYKKRALKQVEDMFGDGSLAGIGRKLTENYALLGSVLDMEESVSCKEKQFCEFDTDDTEFIMEVGREPSVKGSLTTATGAADALVLQYYENAEENADFGHNLTVAEWEKVSAVKDFYGNVLFTAPLVAVNVARPLLKEILSELNAKGRLFSFLCGHDSNVGSVLAALGVSDYTLPKTIESKTPIGVKLVIEKWRGKDGIEYANMILVYQTTEQLRNMTTLSLETPPESYKLTFDGLSANKDGLYKMTDVESLFEKVIAKYDEL, from the coding sequence ATGACGAGAATGAATCCTGCGCTATGGGCAATTTCGTTTGCTGGGCTTTGGGCTCTTTCTGCCTGTAGCGATGGTGATTCGTCTAGTAGTGCGTCCAATAGTTCTTCTGCCGAAAAACAGTGTATCGCCAATTTTGACTGCGGCGACTATACGCTGGAAGGTGTTGTTGTCTTGAGCCGCCACAACATTCGTGCTCCGCTTTCTGACAGCAAGTCAACCATCGGTCAGCTTACGCCTCATGAGTGGTACGCCTGGCCCGTAAAGCCCAAGAGCCTCTCGCCGCACGGGGAACTCCTCGAAGAAAAAATGGGTGCCTATTTCCGCGAGTGGATTTCGCAAAACGGTCTGAAGGCCGCCCTTGAAAGTCAGGGCGACGCCGTGCGCATCTACGCCAACTCGATGCAGCGAACCATCGCGACCGCGACGCATTTTGCGGCGGGCATGTTCCCGAAAGCGAATGTGGAAATTGAACATCACTGCGAAGTGGATGTCATGGATTCCATTTTTACGCCGCAGTTTACGTTCCTGAACGATGACTACAAAAAACGAGCCTTGAAACAAGTCGAAGATATGTTTGGCGATGGCTCGCTTGCGGGAATCGGCCGGAAACTGACTGAAAATTACGCCTTGCTCGGCTCCGTCTTGGATATGGAAGAAAGCGTCAGCTGCAAGGAAAAGCAATTCTGCGAATTCGATACCGACGATACAGAATTTATCATGGAAGTCGGCCGTGAACCGAGCGTGAAAGGTTCGCTCACAACGGCGACGGGTGCTGCGGATGCGCTCGTGTTGCAGTACTACGAAAATGCTGAAGAAAATGCCGATTTCGGGCATAACCTGACTGTCGCGGAATGGGAAAAAGTCTCTGCAGTCAAGGACTTTTATGGCAATGTGCTGTTTACCGCACCCTTGGTTGCTGTGAATGTCGCGCGTCCGCTTCTGAAAGAAATCTTGAGTGAGCTGAATGCCAAGGGGAGGCTGTTCTCATTCCTATGCGGGCATGATTCCAATGTCGGTAGCGTCTTGGCCGCTCTCGGTGTGAGCGACTATACGCTTCCCAAGACGATTGAATCCAAGACCCCGATTGGAGTGAAACTGGTCATTGAAAAATGGCGCGGTAAGGACGGTATAGAATATGCCAATATGATCCTAGTGTATCAAACGACGGAACAGCTGCGCAACATGACGACCCTTTCTCTCGAAACTCCGCCGGAATCGTACAAATTAACATTTGATGGCTTGTCCGCAAACAAGGACGGTCTCTACAAAATGACGGATGTCGAAAGTCTCTTCGAAAAAGTAATCGCGAAGTACGATGAATTGTAG
- a CDS encoding threonine--tRNA ligase, which produces MDAIGVNLEFTLKDSLGRDWQCGTIQVDFNLPMRLGAEYVGKDNQKHVPVMLHRAAVGSIERFLGILIEEFMGDFPLWLAPVQARVLPISEKFVDYAKSVEKELVNAGVRVEVDESNEKLGYKIRQCELQKVPYKIIVGEKEQAEGLIAVNKRKEGDKGQMTVAQFLEMTAEDRKVVR; this is translated from the coding sequence ATGGACGCCATCGGCGTCAACCTTGAATTCACTTTGAAGGATTCCCTCGGACGTGACTGGCAGTGCGGTACGATTCAGGTGGACTTCAACTTGCCGATGCGCCTGGGTGCCGAGTATGTCGGCAAGGACAACCAGAAGCATGTGCCGGTGATGCTGCACCGCGCCGCAGTCGGTTCCATCGAACGCTTCCTCGGCATTTTGATTGAAGAATTTATGGGCGATTTCCCGCTGTGGCTCGCTCCGGTTCAGGCCCGCGTGCTCCCGATTTCCGAGAAGTTCGTCGACTACGCGAAGTCCGTGGAAAAGGAACTCGTGAACGCCGGCGTCCGCGTGGAAGTGGATGAGTCGAATGAGAAGCTCGGCTACAAGATCCGCCAGTGCGAACTACAGAAGGTGCCGTACAAGATTATTGTAGGCGAAAAGGAACAGGCTGAAGGTCTCATCGCTGTCAACAAGAGAAAGGAAGGTGATAAGGGTCAAATGACCGTTGCCCAGTTCCTCGAAATGACCGCCGAAGACCGCAAGGTTGTGCGCTAG
- a CDS encoding DNA methyltransferase: protein MKAFVQELGSHKIVLENKNSLDCYAYWPAPTVIFVDGPYGIGGFPGDPKDTKLLPETYAPHIAEWSKYAKPNTTLWFWGTELGWARMHPYLEVNGWNYEQTFIWNKGISHVAGNVNSKTIRQAPVVTEICVRYTRKVSIETENGTFLELQDWLRSEWKRSGLPFNKTNVACGVRNAATRKYFTSDDMWYFPPAEAMKKISDYANAYGNPSGKPYFTIDGKKMSEKLWESMRAKWNHIHGYTNVWNCPALHSKERLKDISSHKAIHYNQKPISIIDYIIQTSSDEGDVVWDPFAGLATTAWCCRALGRSCFSAEITKSTYINAYNRLLELERVAV, encoded by the coding sequence ATGAAAGCTTTTGTCCAAGAATTGGGTTCACACAAAATTGTTCTAGAAAACAAGAATTCTCTTGATTGCTACGCATATTGGCCAGCTCCAACGGTTATTTTTGTTGACGGACCCTACGGAATAGGAGGTTTCCCAGGAGATCCCAAAGACACAAAGTTGCTGCCAGAGACATATGCACCTCATATTGCAGAATGGTCTAAGTACGCAAAACCAAATACAACTTTGTGGTTTTGGGGAACAGAACTTGGATGGGCCAGAATGCATCCCTATTTAGAGGTTAATGGGTGGAATTATGAGCAGACCTTTATCTGGAATAAAGGTATCAGTCATGTAGCAGGCAATGTGAATTCTAAAACCATCAGACAAGCTCCTGTTGTAACAGAAATATGCGTAAGGTATACAAGAAAAGTCTCAATAGAAACTGAAAACGGAACTTTTCTTGAATTGCAGGATTGGCTTAGGAGCGAATGGAAACGATCTGGTTTACCATTTAATAAAACAAACGTTGCCTGCGGAGTAAGAAATGCTGCCACTCGTAAATATTTCACATCGGACGACATGTGGTATTTCCCGCCCGCAGAAGCAATGAAAAAGATTTCTGATTACGCTAATGCATATGGAAATCCTTCTGGAAAGCCCTATTTTACAATTGACGGAAAAAAAATGTCTGAAAAACTGTGGGAATCTATGCGGGCGAAATGGAATCACATTCATGGTTATACAAATGTGTGGAATTGTCCTGCATTGCATAGCAAAGAACGACTGAAGGACATCTCTAGTCACAAAGCAATACATTACAATCAAAAACCTATTTCAATCATCGATTACATCATTCAGACATCATCTGATGAAGGTGATGTAGTTTGGGATCCTTTTGCCGGACTAGCAACCACAGCCTGGTGCTGTCGAGCTCTTGGAAGGTCCTGTTTTTCTGCAGAAATAACTAAGAGCACCTATATTAACGCATACAACAGGTTACTTGAACTGGAGCGTGTGGCCGTATGA